One window of Brevibacillus choshinensis genomic DNA carries:
- a CDS encoding response regulator, producing MLRAITIDDEWPNHILLKRAIEQNGQLEVVQQFTHPEMALEKIHELNPDVAFLDIEMPDMNGLELAEKILAMYGQIQIIFVTAYSQYAIEAFKVNALDYILKPVDGQELNRVVRKIVKRTSQKSPESAKEAHEFMPKGKILCLGDFEVYGKNSTQKVQWMTAKVEELLAYLIIHLGKPVDKWELCDLLWPHLDPEKAITNLHTSIYRLKKSISNEQVPLQIKSSSNGYWVELEECLIDYQEFERLSLDLLRSNQQSTGEKTMTMFMKAEKYYRGELFGNKAYLWSAARGEGINQMYIRLVYRMAEYFHKNQLIEQELEHLKKVLLLFPYEEKACILVMDIYEKLKDKPALMRIYQQYSQYHLKEMGCKPSLKIEQHYEKLLKTL from the coding sequence ATGCTGCGTGCTATAACCATAGATGACGAGTGGCCAAACCATATTCTTCTAAAGCGAGCCATTGAACAAAATGGTCAATTAGAAGTGGTTCAGCAGTTTACCCATCCTGAAATGGCTCTTGAAAAAATACATGAGTTAAATCCAGATGTTGCGTTTTTGGATATTGAAATGCCGGACATGAATGGATTGGAGTTGGCAGAAAAGATCCTGGCAATGTATGGGCAAATACAAATCATATTTGTCACAGCTTACAGTCAGTATGCCATAGAAGCTTTTAAAGTTAACGCCTTGGATTATATTTTGAAGCCGGTTGATGGACAGGAACTAAATCGAGTTGTTCGAAAAATAGTAAAGCGTACGAGCCAAAAAAGTCCTGAATCAGCCAAAGAGGCTCACGAGTTCATGCCTAAGGGAAAAATTCTTTGTCTGGGGGATTTTGAAGTCTACGGGAAAAACTCTACTCAAAAGGTACAATGGATGACAGCAAAGGTGGAGGAGCTTTTAGCCTACCTTATAATCCATCTAGGGAAACCCGTAGATAAGTGGGAGCTCTGTGATCTGCTTTGGCCCCACCTAGACCCTGAGAAGGCAATAACCAATCTCCATACGTCTATTTACCGGTTAAAGAAATCAATTTCCAATGAACAGGTGCCACTGCAGATAAAAAGCAGCAGTAATGGCTACTGGGTGGAATTAGAGGAATGTCTTATCGATTATCAGGAATTTGAAAGACTATCCTTGGATTTGTTAAGGAGTAATCAACAGTCAACTGGCGAAAAAACAATGACGATGTTTATGAAAGCTGAAAAATACTATCGTGGAGAGCTATTTGGAAATAAAGCCTATCTTTGGAGCGCTGCCCGCGGTGAAGGCATCAACCAGATGTATATTCGGCTAGTATATCGGATGGCAGAATATTTTCATAAGAATCAACTCATCGAACAAGAGTTGGAACACCTTAAAAAGGTATTGCTGTTATTTCCCTATGAGGAAAAGGCATGTATTTTGGTTATGGACATTTACGAAAAACTGAAAGACAAACCAGCACTCATGAGGATATACCAGCAGTATAGTCAATATCATTTGAAAGAAATGGGCTGTAAACCCTCTCTAAAAATTGAACAGCACTACGAGAAACTACTCAAAACCCTATAA
- a CDS encoding GNAT family N-acetyltransferase — protein sequence MLADYKELISNNFVFIVTDRDELKGLIVGLIVLIPKDNYLLIENVAVHPTFQGQGIGRKLIEFAMSFAKEALFQEVRLYTNEFMTENLAYYPKLGFFELGRRTEDGYRRVYMSKPLIPY from the coding sequence ATGCTTGCAGATTATAAAGAACTTATCTCAAATAATTTTGTATTTATAGTCACAGACAGGGATGAATTAAAAGGTCTGATTGTAGGTCTGATTGTGCTAATTCCGAAGGATAATTACTTGTTGATCGAAAATGTGGCAGTCCACCCCACTTTCCAAGGACAGGGAATCGGACGCAAATTAATTGAGTTTGCTATGTCCTTTGCTAAAGAGGCATTATTTCAGGAAGTTCGCCTATACACAAACGAGTTTATGACTGAAAACCTCGCGTATTATCCCAAACTCGGATTTTTTGAATTGGGTCGCCGAACAGAAGATGGTTATAGACGTGTATATATGTCAAAACCTCTAATTCCTTATTAA
- a CDS encoding amino acid ABC transporter ATP-binding protein, translating into MIKIEQVSKSFGNLHVLHEISTEIKKGEVVAIIGPSGSGKSTLLRCINQLETPTNGQIFIDGAEIANTKKNVMQVRQKIGMVFQHFHLFPHMTVLENITYAPIQVKGISKEDAVRKGMELLSRVGLADKADTYPSRLSGGQKQRVAIARSLAMEPEVMLFDEPTSALDPEMVKEVLEVMKSLAHTGMTMAIVTHEMGFAREVADRILFLDGGRLAEDAPPNQFFTTPKSERAQLFLQKVL; encoded by the coding sequence GTGATTAAAATTGAGCAAGTATCCAAATCGTTTGGGAATCTTCACGTTCTGCATGAAATTTCAACGGAAATAAAAAAGGGAGAGGTTGTTGCCATCATCGGCCCATCAGGTTCGGGAAAATCAACGCTTTTGCGATGTATCAACCAACTCGAGACACCAACAAATGGCCAGATATTTATTGATGGAGCAGAGATCGCCAACACGAAAAAAAATGTTATGCAAGTCCGTCAGAAGATCGGGATGGTGTTTCAACATTTTCACCTGTTTCCCCACATGACGGTACTGGAGAATATCACGTATGCGCCGATTCAGGTAAAAGGCATCTCAAAAGAGGATGCTGTAAGAAAAGGGATGGAGCTGCTTTCACGGGTGGGATTGGCGGACAAGGCTGACACCTATCCGTCTCGATTATCAGGTGGTCAAAAGCAGCGTGTGGCGATCGCCCGCTCGTTGGCGATGGAGCCGGAAGTGATGCTTTTTGACGAGCCGACCTCTGCGCTTGATCCTGAAATGGTCAAAGAGGTATTGGAGGTCATGAAGTCGCTTGCCCATACTGGAATGACCATGGCCATTGTGACGCATGAAATGGGATTTGCGCGGGAAGTTGCAGATCGGATCTTGTTTCTGGATGGTGGTCGCCTGGCTGAGGATGCTCCACCCAATCAGTTTTTCACCACGCCCAAAAGCGAACGGGCTCAACTATTTTTGCAAAAAGTACTATGA
- a CDS encoding winged helix-turn-helix transcriptional regulator — protein MIHQLECPVETIIHVLGGKWKPMILWHLIQSNKRFNDLEKLIPDVSQKMLSQHLRDLEREGIIDRTVYPTVPPKVEYSLSEYGKTLIPVAEVMCAWGENHNKRKYEEPAS, from the coding sequence ATGATTCATCAGCTTGAATGTCCAGTGGAGACAATCATTCATGTTCTAGGTGGCAAATGGAAACCAATGATTTTATGGCATTTGATACAATCCAATAAGCGATTCAACGATCTGGAAAAGCTTATACCTGATGTTTCTCAAAAAATGCTTTCACAACATCTACGGGACTTGGAACGAGAGGGCATTATCGATAGAACGGTCTACCCCACCGTCCCTCCAAAAGTAGAATATTCCCTTAGTGAATATGGCAAAACATTGATTCCTGTAGCAGAAGTCATGTGTGCTTGGGGAGAAAACCATAATAAGCGGAAATATGAAGAACCTGCTTCTTAA
- a CDS encoding ABC transporter permease translates to METVKSHFFSDISVMLGRSIRHIFRSMDTIVTVCITPIAMMLLFVYVFGGAIQTGTDNYVNYLLPGILLIAIASGISYTAYRLFMDKQRGIIERFHSMPIARSAVLWGHVLTSLVSNVISLVVIIIVALIMGFRSSAGVLPWLAVTGILVLFTLALTWIAVIAGLSGKSVEGASAFSYPLIFLPFISSAFVPTDSMPKVVRAFADNQPVTSIVEAIRALLSGQPVGNNIWIALAWCVGIMLVAYIFAMRAYKRKAT, encoded by the coding sequence ATGGAGACGGTAAAGAGTCACTTTTTTAGCGACATAAGCGTGATGCTTGGACGTTCCATACGTCATATTTTCCGAAGCATGGACACCATCGTCACGGTCTGCATCACTCCGATTGCGATGATGCTGCTTTTTGTCTATGTGTTTGGTGGCGCAATCCAAACCGGTACGGATAACTATGTGAACTACCTGTTGCCCGGCATCTTGCTGATTGCGATTGCAAGCGGTATATCCTATACGGCATACCGCCTGTTTATGGATAAGCAGCGGGGCATCATTGAGCGGTTCCACTCCATGCCGATTGCGCGTTCCGCCGTGCTGTGGGGGCACGTGCTGACCTCGCTGGTATCCAACGTCATTTCTCTTGTCGTCATCATTATCGTAGCGCTCATTATGGGCTTTCGCTCGTCGGCAGGGGTCCTGCCATGGCTCGCCGTAACCGGTATACTCGTGCTGTTTACACTGGCTTTGACTTGGATCGCGGTGATTGCCGGATTGTCCGGAAAATCGGTGGAAGGTGCAAGCGCATTTTCCTATCCGCTTATCTTCCTGCCGTTTATCAGCTCGGCCTTTGTGCCGACCGATTCGATGCCGAAGGTAGTTCGCGCTTTTGCCGATAACCAGCCGGTGACTTCAATCGTGGAAGCAATCCGTGCGCTTCTGTCAGGTCAGCCTGTGGGCAATAATATATGGATCGCACTTGCGTGGTGCGTCGGAATTATGCTCGTAGCTTATATATTTGCAATGCGCGCGTACAAACGGAAAGCAACTTAA
- a CDS encoding 5'-nucleotidase, lipoprotein e(P4) family — MKRHLTMILASIVALSTIASSASAVSNQPSTQVQGGTVQQDKATNVKGPTGDGLNNILTMAVAWKQTAAEYKALYHQAYNMARLQVDLALAYHRPGDKPLAIITDIDDTIILPINYWGYLINNNKDFFDDAIWDKWIPQYKMVASPGALEFFQYCKEKGVEVFYVSNRDQGPNTYEYAMTQLNKLNFPYIDNSHLTVNRETSNKEIRQNEIAQKYNVISYLGDNLNDFRRVYYVKDVDERTKLMEQDKDLYGSKFILMPNPTDGHWIRAIFGDSEPPATDQNRAIWKKAAARSAWEQK; from the coding sequence ATGAAAAGACACCTTACAATGATCCTGGCCAGTATTGTTGCACTTAGTACAATAGCAAGTTCTGCGTCAGCAGTATCCAATCAACCTTCCACACAGGTGCAGGGGGGAACGGTACAGCAAGATAAAGCAACAAATGTAAAAGGGCCCACAGGAGATGGGCTGAACAACATTCTGACGATGGCTGTTGCGTGGAAGCAGACCGCGGCAGAGTATAAGGCGCTATATCACCAAGCCTATAATATGGCCCGATTGCAAGTTGATCTTGCTCTTGCCTACCACAGACCAGGCGATAAACCGTTAGCGATTATCACGGATATTGATGACACGATTATTCTCCCAATCAACTATTGGGGATATCTTATCAACAATAATAAAGACTTCTTCGACGATGCCATCTGGGACAAGTGGATTCCGCAGTACAAAATGGTCGCCTCTCCGGGGGCGCTGGAGTTCTTTCAATACTGCAAGGAAAAAGGGGTGGAGGTTTTCTATGTCTCCAACCGTGACCAGGGACCAAACACCTACGAATACGCAATGACACAACTGAACAAACTCAATTTTCCCTATATCGACAATTCTCATCTGACAGTTAACAGAGAAACATCGAACAAGGAGATCCGCCAAAATGAGATTGCACAAAAATATAATGTGATTTCGTACCTTGGTGATAACCTGAACGATTTCCGTCGAGTTTATTACGTGAAGGACGTTGATGAACGTACCAAACTGATGGAACAGGATAAGGATCTCTATGGAAGCAAGTTTATACTCATGCCGAATCCGACTGACGGACATTGGATACGCGCCATCTTCGGAGACTCAGAACCTCCAGCTACCGATCAAAACCGGGCAATTTGGAAGAAGGCCGCTGCTCGTTCAGCTTGGGAACAAAAGTAA
- a CDS encoding amino acid ABC transporter permease yields the protein MDLDFSLISDKLDYILLGVIDTVQFTLLSALVGFLGGALLALIKISDNKPLKGFAVFYTSIFRGTPLILQLTLIYFSIPQLTGYDISPLAAGVIAFGLNSAAYTSETIRAGILAVDKGQREAAIALGIPYRKMMIDIIFPQALKNILPALVNESINLLKDSALVSVIGVTDVLRRANIVAAETFVYFEPLLLAGLLYYFMVIGLTAVARRFERRLRRSD from the coding sequence GTGGACCTTGATTTTTCACTAATCAGCGACAAGCTGGATTATATTTTACTAGGGGTTATCGACACAGTTCAATTTACCTTGCTTTCCGCGCTTGTCGGATTTCTGGGAGGAGCTCTGCTTGCATTAATCAAAATCTCAGACAATAAACCGCTTAAGGGATTCGCTGTCTTCTACACATCGATTTTCAGAGGCACACCATTGATCTTACAATTGACGCTTATCTATTTCTCCATACCACAGTTGACGGGATATGATATTTCCCCGTTAGCGGCTGGGGTGATCGCCTTTGGATTAAACTCGGCTGCCTATACTTCGGAAACAATTCGCGCAGGAATTCTTGCTGTTGACAAAGGGCAGCGCGAAGCAGCCATCGCCTTGGGGATTCCCTACCGAAAAATGATGATCGACATCATTTTTCCGCAAGCGCTAAAAAACATTCTGCCCGCCTTGGTAAATGAAAGCATCAACTTACTAAAGGATTCTGCGTTGGTTTCCGTAATCGGGGTGACGGATGTGCTGCGACGTGCCAATATCGTAGCGGCCGAAACATTTGTTTATTTTGAACCATTGCTGCTAGCCGGTCTGCTCTATTATTTCATGGTAATCGGATTAACCGCCGTAGCCCGCCGCTTTGAGAGGAGGTTGAGACGCAGTGATTAA
- a CDS encoding NAD(P)-dependent oxidoreductase translates to MKIIVFGATGNTGRRALEQGGKMGHEMTAFVRNSEKFYEQQGERSAKHVKVIVDDIINPVSVGEALSHQDAAIIAAGHAGQGDEFIRLVDNIISQCEVHPSFSGRVWVMGGAGLLDIPYTDLIGNNLPGFPPAYKNHNRNFERLLQSELDWSIMCPGTMIDSIEPPASVHLNVTTETLPISIPKTIKEFSEADIAGYLFSRLQELDVAYDDVVKCMLDHIELGGPFKRKRVGLAYQSDIPVR, encoded by the coding sequence ATGAAAATTATTGTTTTCGGAGCAACGGGAAATACAGGGAGAAGAGCACTGGAGCAAGGGGGTAAAATGGGACATGAAATGACAGCATTCGTGCGAAACTCTGAGAAGTTTTATGAACAGCAAGGCGAGCGTTCCGCAAAACATGTGAAGGTGATCGTGGACGATATCATAAACCCAGTAAGCGTCGGCGAGGCGCTCTCGCATCAAGACGCCGCTATTATTGCTGCCGGCCATGCAGGTCAAGGAGATGAGTTCATTCGTCTCGTTGATAACATTATAAGCCAATGTGAAGTCCACCCTAGTTTTTCTGGGAGGGTATGGGTAATGGGAGGTGCCGGCCTGCTGGATATTCCATATACTGATCTCATTGGCAACAATCTGCCCGGCTTCCCACCCGCGTATAAAAATCACAACCGGAATTTTGAACGACTGCTGCAGTCTGAGCTCGATTGGTCAATTATGTGTCCGGGAACTATGATTGATTCGATAGAGCCTCCGGCGTCGGTTCATCTAAATGTGACAACGGAAACCTTACCCATATCAATTCCGAAGACGATTAAGGAATTTTCCGAGGCCGATATAGCCGGTTATTTGTTCAGCCGGCTTCAAGAGCTGGATGTTGCTTATGATGATGTCGTGAAATGCATGCTGGACCATATCGAGCTCGGAGGGCCTTTTAAGAGAAAAAGGGTCGGTCTCGCCTATCAAAGCGATATTCCGGTTCGCTAA
- a CDS encoding DUF1048 domain-containing protein, giving the protein MKIRDIIEGKKEWRAHVARVKALPQDYQIVYKEIQKYLFKVGPVDLTDGTGLLSGIVDLFEEGAALGKGVLDVTGSDVAAFCDELIKDSKTYADIYQESVNQEVNKAMKKVTDKKK; this is encoded by the coding sequence ATGAAAATACGAGATATCATCGAAGGCAAAAAAGAGTGGCGAGCGCACGTAGCGCGTGTCAAAGCGCTCCCTCAGGATTATCAGATTGTTTATAAAGAGATTCAAAAATATCTTTTTAAGGTCGGCCCTGTTGATCTAACCGACGGCACGGGTTTGCTCTCGGGGATTGTCGATCTTTTTGAAGAGGGCGCGGCCTTGGGGAAAGGCGTGCTCGATGTGACGGGCAGTGACGTAGCGGCTTTTTGCGACGAACTAATCAAAGATTCAAAAACTTATGCTGACATCTATCAAGAATCTGTTAACCAAGAAGTTAACAAGGCAATGAAAAAGGTTACGGATAAAAAAAAGTAA
- a CDS encoding DUF2269 family protein, whose protein sequence is MISLFGWLLVLHILASIAVIGPSFVVPVIRRSASTPGQLRFAFDVTNKLAILPKIGGAVLIITGVWLMIITQIGLSQMWLNISVLLSLLMVATIDGLIGPRIKKIMQIASISQGKGDEVPAELGRLMKKIAPIETASQLLMIAITVLMVLKPF, encoded by the coding sequence ATGATCAGTTTGTTTGGATGGCTCCTCGTTTTGCATATATTGGCTTCTATCGCGGTAATCGGTCCCTCTTTCGTGGTACCCGTCATTCGAAGGTCCGCTAGCACCCCCGGCCAGTTGCGCTTTGCTTTTGATGTAACGAACAAGCTTGCCATCCTGCCTAAAATTGGCGGAGCCGTACTTATTATTACTGGGGTTTGGCTAATGATCATAACCCAGATAGGGTTGTCCCAAATGTGGCTAAATATATCGGTCCTTTTATCGCTGCTCATGGTCGCCACGATCGACGGATTGATCGGGCCGCGCATTAAAAAGATCATGCAGATTGCATCTATAAGTCAAGGCAAAGGGGATGAAGTACCCGCCGAGCTCGGTCGATTGATGAAAAAGATCGCACCAATCGAGACGGCGTCACAGCTGCTGATGATTGCCATAACCGTGCTTATGGTCCTTAAGCCATTCTAA
- a CDS encoding histidine kinase — MYGKRVIVLLIMVWFLSSGFAASQNRYDEIYEKYSVITDSFSRESIPFTEEEIEYLKEIRKKELKVPRDLDFMGGFYEFNDNGKEYGINTFFYSCLEKVLELKLSYVSVSSSEDVIHKISNGSLDLSPMIQRRAMNDPDILFSSPISINMNYIFYSNDKKINYDTLGYTLAGKRIVILYMLEENSQPLNHVSDIKYYPYKDISVAYAALTENKIDFIYSNTQNYRSLIKRGLLAIPVPNPGNDETYRTITSSSNPLLLSIINKAASSLLGQLVTEYEKEIRKAYMYHHFFMTEKEKELIRSIGEIRVMVDDDFSPLSFYDKEKGKYAGASVELFENMADMIGLQYTFIRDGELSWSDKVDRVKNKDIDLLFPLSITRPRQKFGHFSKPYYSTNYSVIAKADNYKKINYAQELLHEKVGIVKGTSITEFIETIIPKEQITYFDSDKKMYRGLKNGDVDYIFQNEHVFLEDYYENELFDLTTVYRIVESPKDYSYFFRKSDEMESLISIMDRAMNYFDVNELVTKYTVGEVDLRNRYIAQKRNRNLIAFILLIALIVLSLVVFGFVRTKKFSKKLEKEVAINEMAYLQSQIKPHFLYNALSAIMAFCYTDPEKAGELLNSLSKYLRIVFNTDNRGELVTVQREIELVQSYVDIEQARYGKRLQTIFEIDETCLQHEIMPLMIQPLVENAIRHGVVKKAQGGTVRLSVQTKGESIEVTVKDDGVGMSEQKIKEILSRKKAVLGVGIANINQRLGHFADKKLTIESKEEQGTIVTFYLPLTESPTSITRRRTLPS, encoded by the coding sequence ATGTATGGAAAAAGAGTGATCGTACTTTTGATTATGGTTTGGTTTCTTTCGTCGGGTTTCGCGGCCTCCCAAAATAGATATGATGAAATCTATGAAAAATATAGTGTCATTACAGACTCCTTTTCCAGAGAATCGATTCCATTCACAGAGGAAGAAATAGAGTACCTGAAAGAAATCAGAAAAAAAGAGTTGAAAGTTCCTCGTGATCTTGATTTCATGGGGGGATTCTATGAATTTAACGATAATGGCAAGGAATATGGGATCAATACATTCTTCTACTCCTGCCTGGAAAAAGTATTAGAGTTAAAGCTATCTTATGTTTCAGTAAGCAGTTCAGAGGATGTAATCCATAAAATATCGAATGGTTCTTTGGATTTGTCACCCATGATTCAAAGGCGTGCAATGAACGATCCTGATATTCTGTTTAGTTCACCCATTAGCATCAATATGAATTACATATTTTATTCGAATGACAAAAAAATAAATTATGACACACTTGGATACACACTTGCAGGGAAAAGAATCGTTATTCTATACATGTTGGAGGAAAACAGTCAACCGCTGAATCATGTAAGTGATATCAAATACTATCCATACAAAGATATTTCGGTTGCTTATGCTGCATTAACGGAAAATAAGATCGATTTTATTTACTCGAATACTCAGAATTACAGAAGTCTTATTAAACGTGGTCTCTTGGCGATTCCTGTCCCTAATCCTGGGAATGATGAAACCTATCGTACAATTACTAGCAGCTCAAACCCGCTATTACTATCTATCATAAACAAAGCTGCTTCCAGTCTATTAGGTCAACTCGTGACAGAATATGAGAAGGAAATACGAAAAGCATATATGTATCATCACTTCTTTATGACGGAGAAGGAAAAGGAATTGATACGTTCAATTGGAGAAATTCGAGTTATGGTGGATGACGACTTTTCTCCCCTATCCTTTTATGATAAAGAAAAAGGGAAATATGCAGGCGCTAGCGTCGAACTTTTTGAAAACATGGCAGACATGATCGGATTACAATATACCTTTATACGTGATGGAGAACTCAGTTGGTCTGATAAGGTTGATCGAGTGAAGAATAAGGATATAGACCTCCTGTTTCCACTAAGCATTACACGACCCAGACAAAAGTTTGGTCACTTTTCTAAACCTTATTATTCCACGAATTATTCTGTGATTGCGAAAGCTGATAACTATAAAAAGATCAATTACGCGCAAGAACTGCTTCATGAAAAAGTAGGCATCGTAAAGGGCACATCAATCACAGAATTTATTGAAACAATCATCCCTAAAGAACAAATCACATATTTTGATAGTGATAAAAAGATGTATCGCGGATTGAAAAATGGCGATGTTGACTATATATTCCAAAATGAACATGTGTTTTTGGAAGATTATTATGAAAATGAGCTGTTTGATTTGACTACTGTTTATCGAATTGTAGAGTCCCCTAAAGATTACTCCTATTTTTTTCGAAAATCGGATGAGATGGAATCCTTAATAAGCATTATGGATCGGGCCATGAATTATTTTGATGTCAATGAACTGGTAACGAAGTATACGGTTGGTGAGGTTGATCTTAGGAACAGGTATATTGCGCAAAAGAGAAATCGTAATCTGATCGCTTTCATTTTACTGATAGCATTGATAGTTTTATCGCTAGTGGTATTTGGTTTTGTTAGAACCAAAAAGTTCTCGAAAAAGCTTGAAAAAGAAGTAGCAATAAACGAAATGGCCTATTTGCAATCACAAATAAAACCTCACTTTTTATACAATGCTTTAAGTGCGATTATGGCCTTTTGCTATACGGATCCAGAAAAAGCAGGAGAATTATTAAACAGTCTCAGCAAATACCTAAGAATCGTATTTAATACGGATAACCGGGGGGAGCTGGTGACAGTGCAGCGGGAAATAGAACTGGTGCAATCCTATGTGGATATCGAGCAAGCCAGATATGGAAAACGACTCCAAACCATTTTTGAAATTGATGAAACCTGTTTACAGCATGAGATCATGCCATTGATGATACAGCCTTTAGTGGAAAATGCAATCCGGCACGGGGTTGTGAAAAAAGCGCAGGGTGGCACGGTAAGGCTTTCCGTCCAAACAAAAGGGGAATCTATTGAAGTCACTGTGAAAGACGATGGTGTCGGGATGTCAGAACAAAAAATCAAAGAAATTTTATCCCGAAAGAAGGCCGTTTTAGGGGTAGGTATCGCCAACATCAATCAAAGGCTGGGGCATTTTGCAGACAAGAAACTCACCATCGAAAGCAAAGAAGAACAAGGAACAATCGTCACCTTTTATTTACCGCTCACTGAATCACCTACTTCAATAACCAGAAGACGAACGCTGCCTTCATAG
- a CDS encoding transporter substrate-binding domain-containing protein produces MKKRRSWVTKALIVGLFVSSVLAGCAGQKESGQAEASKQNKKLVMATSADYPPYEFHDTSGEKDEIVGLDVDIAKYIAKEMGVELEIKDMDFNGLLPALQANRADFVMAGMTPTEERKKSVAFTETYYEAKNTIVAKTGSNLTKMEDLAGKKVVVQLGSTQQNAVEEAAKTIKGIEVTQLNKIGDLIQELKSGRAQATIIEDTVAKGYVVSNKDLEMNAMADNGENAYAVALPIGSAHVEKFNQAIKKLKESGELDKLTKKWFDK; encoded by the coding sequence ATGAAAAAAAGAAGGTCATGGGTAACAAAAGCACTCATTGTGGGTTTGTTTGTCAGTAGTGTACTTGCCGGGTGCGCTGGGCAAAAGGAAAGCGGCCAAGCAGAAGCGTCCAAACAGAACAAAAAGCTGGTAATGGCGACCTCGGCAGATTATCCGCCATACGAGTTTCACGATACCTCGGGGGAAAAAGACGAAATTGTGGGGCTTGACGTCGACATTGCCAAGTACATCGCGAAGGAAATGGGAGTAGAGCTAGAAATCAAGGACATGGATTTTAACGGACTTTTGCCTGCCCTTCAGGCTAATCGTGCAGACTTTGTCATGGCTGGCATGACACCGACAGAGGAACGGAAAAAGAGTGTGGCTTTTACTGAAACCTACTATGAAGCGAAGAACACGATTGTTGCGAAAACGGGAAGCAATTTGACGAAGATGGAGGATCTGGCAGGCAAGAAGGTTGTTGTCCAGTTGGGTTCTACACAACAGAACGCTGTTGAAGAGGCGGCAAAAACAATCAAGGGTATTGAGGTAACTCAACTCAATAAGATTGGAGACTTGATTCAGGAATTAAAATCGGGTCGTGCGCAGGCAACGATTATTGAGGATACCGTTGCCAAGGGGTATGTGGTGTCGAACAAGGATCTGGAAATGAACGCAATGGCGGACAATGGAGAAAATGCGTACGCGGTCGCGCTGCCTATCGGTTCCGCCCATGTAGAAAAGTTCAATCAGGCAATCAAAAAGCTGAAGGAAAGCGGTGAGTTGGATAAGCTGACGAAAAAATGGTTTGACAAATAA
- a CDS encoding ABC transporter ATP-binding protein: protein MEKAIQVKGLQKSFKDIEVLKGVDFEVKRGEIFALLGSNGAGKTTIVRILTTLLKHDGGTATVNGFDVASRPENVRHAISLTGQFAAVDEILTGRENLIMIAKLRHLKNPRHVADDLLNRFGLNDASDRKVSTYSGGMRRRLDIAMSLIGKPPLIFLDEPTTGLDPEARIEAWKIVKELANGGTTVFLTTQYLDEAEQLADRIAILHEGRIIANGTLQELKKLFPPAKVEYVEKQPSLEEIFLAIIGKKEAM from the coding sequence ATGGAAAAAGCAATTCAAGTGAAAGGGCTGCAAAAGTCTTTCAAGGACATAGAAGTCCTAAAGGGCGTCGATTTTGAAGTGAAGCGAGGTGAGATTTTCGCCCTGCTTGGCTCCAACGGCGCGGGCAAGACGACGATTGTCAGAATCCTCACCACGCTCCTCAAGCATGACGGAGGCACCGCCACCGTAAACGGATTTGACGTCGCGTCAAGACCCGAGAATGTGCGGCATGCGATCAGTCTGACCGGGCAATTTGCCGCCGTGGACGAGATATTGACCGGGCGGGAAAATCTGATCATGATCGCCAAACTGCGACACCTTAAAAATCCGCGTCATGTCGCGGATGATTTACTGAATCGCTTCGGCTTGAACGACGCCTCCGACCGCAAGGTGTCCACCTATTCGGGCGGTATGCGCCGCAGGCTCGACATTGCCATGAGCCTGATCGGAAAACCGCCGCTTATTTTCCTCGATGAGCCGACCACCGGGCTTGACCCCGAGGCACGCATTGAAGCCTGGAAGATTGTTAAAGAGCTTGCCAACGGTGGAACGACGGTTTTCCTGACCACTCAGTATTTGGATGAGGCTGAACAACTAGCCGATCGAATTGCCATTTTGCATGAAGGCAGGATAATTGCCAATGGCACGCTTCAGGAACTGAAAAAGCTGTTCCCGCCCGCAAAGGTGGAGTATGTGGAAAAACAACCTTCATTGGAAGAGATTTTCCTCGCAATTATCGGTAAAAAGGAGGCAATGTAA